The Stigmatella aurantiaca DW4/3-1 genome contains the following window.
TCACGGCCAAGCCTACCGTTTTCCCTGGAACAGGATACCTCGGATGGCGGCGAGGTGGAGCCGTTCAACCTGGAGAGGCCATGTGCGGTGAACACCCACGAGAGCGCTGGGCTTTCGCCGGTTGAGATCCTCGCGGTGTTTGGTGCATTGCGTCAGGTGAAGCTTGGTCTTGAGCTGTCCTTCGCGTTCTTCTCCCTAGATTGGGCATACAAGAAAGCAAACAAGCCCAACGGAATAAGAGAGTCTGGATTGGGAACGTCCCAAGCGTTCTTTCACCGAATGCGTGAGGCATCTAACCCGCGAGAAAGACTTGCCTTTCCTGCCTTTCAACCCCTGTCAATGGTCCGCGAGGGGTGTGGGAGGATTGCAAGCCCAGGGATGGCTCTGATTGACTTCAAGAACCTGCCGGGGGGCGCCCAGACTGGATCGCGCTGGAGTGGAGCGGAAGAGGCCTTGGTCCCCGGGCTCTGGGATGTGAGGAGACGCGATGAACAGAGTGCTGATGGTGCTGGCTGGCCTTGGGCTGAACGCAGCGTACGCGACAGCTGCGGGTGCTCAGGAAATGGCGCAGGAGCAGCACGGTGCTGGGGTGGAGCCGTCAAGCATCCGGGTGCCCACACCTCCCTGGCCCCCGGGCGACGAGCGGGGCATGGCGAACACGCAGGGGCCCGGAACCTGGCTGCGCTGCGCCCAGTACATGAACGGCCCCAAAGTGGAGGTCTACGAGCTGTCCCATTTGCTGTCCAACTCCATCCCCATGTCGCCTTATGGGCCCAAGGTCGAGTACCAGTTCCGGCCCACCGCGGGCCTTCCGGGCACACGCCATGCTTTCAACGGCGAATCCGTTACAGGGGATCAGGGCTCCCAGGGCACACAGTTGGATTCACTGGGGCACTTCGGTTACCTGCCCGATCCGTGGAGTGGACAGGGCGCTCTGCCGTCGGACGCGGTCCGTTACTACGGCGGCTTCCGGCAGGCGGACGTCAAGCCGACGCCCCAATCGCCGCTGCAGAAGCTGGGCTTGGACAAGATGCCGCCGATCATCACCTCCGCGGTGTTGCTGGATGCGCGCAAATACATAGGCCACGGCAGCGCCTTGAAGGCTGGCCAGCGCATCACCCCGCAGGACATCGAGGGCATGCTTCGGGCACAGGGGCTTGGCTGGCGAGGGCTGCTGCCGGGAGACGTCCTCTACATCTACACCGGTTGGGAGGAGAACTGGGCGGACCCGGCGAAGGAGTACTATCTGAAGGGGCCAGGGCTCTCTTACGAGGCGGCGAAGTACCTGACGAGCAAGGCCATCGTCCTGGTCTCGCTCGATTGTCCTTTCATCGACCCGGCTCCCGAGGGATTCGTCGAGGGCCATGGGCCTCCTCCGGCGGGCACGCCCCCCGGGCTGCCGTACGCCGTCCACCATCAGCATCTGACGCAGGCGGGCATTTACCAGATCGAGAATGCCCACCTGAAAGAGATGGCCGCGGACAAGGTGTGGCTCTCCTGCACGATGATCCTGCCGCTGCGGGTTCAGGGCGGCGCGAGTTCACCGATACGCCCGGTGGCCATCGGCACGCCGGGCCAGTAGCCCTGCGTGAGCGGACGGGGCGCTGCCTCGCGTCCCGTTGAGGAGGCTTCATCCGGCACGCGATGCGGCCTCGATGAGCACGCTCATCTTGTCGGACAAGCTGCGCAGCCGGCGCAGCGCGCTCTCGGCGTCCGCATTGCCGATGCTGCTCCAGATGTCGGCCTGCGCCTTGGCCAGGCCTTCGATCGTGATCGGGTAGCTCGCGGCTTCGGCAACGGCGCCCTTCTCGTTGATGAGATAGCGGCCGTTCAAGGCAAACAGCACCTGCGCCATGCAGCACAGGGCCCGGTAGGCGCAGCCCGCGACGTGTGTCTGCTCGGCGCGCTTCGCCGCGCTCGCGGCGTTCTCGATGGCGAAGCCCACCTCCCAGCCAAAGCGGGCAATCAGTGCAGCCCTCAGCGCCTCGGGGTACGGCCAGGTCTCGTTCTTCAATTCAGCGATGCGGCCAGACGGATCGAAGAGCGGCCGGCAGGTCGCGATCTCGCCCATCCAGATGGCCGAGCAGAAGCCGTGGGGGTGGCCCGGCTGGTAGTTCATCGAGATGCGGCCCTGCCGCGCATCGCGGATGACTTCACGCACGCGTCCGAGATCGCGGTAGAGGAGGTCGACCTTGGCGCCCTCGATGGTGAGCCACCCCCCACCGTTGATCCACGGTCCCCACTCGCCGATACGGGTCACCGTCGCTGAGGGATCCTCAACGAGGGGGGCAACAGCCCCCTGAAGGGCTTCCACGTCGAGTGGCGCACTGGGCTCGTAGTACAGGCCGATGTCATGGTCGGAAGTCGGGCCCGCGGTGCCTCGCCCGCGCGAGCCGCCGAGAACAATCGCAGTCAAGCCTTGGACGGGCCGGAGCGCTTCGACCACACGGTCAAGCAGGGTGTCATGGTTAGCCATCCGCGAATTCATAGCATCTCGATGGCCACGGTCCGGTCTATGTCCGGATTCACCTCCGCGGGGTACGCTGTCAAAGACACAAGGTCATGAGGATCTGGCAGATGAATGAAGCGAAGCGGCCGTATGTGGTTTGCCACATGGTTCCCTCCGTCGATGGGCGGATCGTCACCACGAACTGGAAGCTCCCGCCCAGCGCCCTGGCCGAGTACGAGCGCACGGCCCAGACATTCGACGCTGATGCGTGGATGATCGGCCGGATTTCGATGGAGCCCTACGCGGGGAAGGCAAGGGTTCCGTCGCGCAAGGTGCCGCACCCCATTCCGAGGACGGACTTCATCGCGCGGCGCGATGCGGAGTCCTACGCCATCGCGCTGGACCCGTCCGGCAAGCTCACCTGGAAATCGAGTTCCATCGACGAGGAGCACGTGATCACGGTCCTCACCGAGGCGGTCTCGGACGACTACCTGGCCTTCCTTCGATCCAAGGGCGTCTCCTACCTGTTTGGCGGCAAGACGGACTTGAACCTGAAGAAGGTGCTCGAGAAGCTCAGGAAGGAGTTCGGCATCAAGAAACTGCTCCTGGAGGGGGGAGGGAAAATCAACGGCTCCTTTCTGGATGCGGACCTCATCGACGAACTGAGCGTGCTGGTGGCACCCATTGCGGACGGTGCCATGGGGACCCCGGCGCTCTTCGATGCAAGGGAGGGAAAGGGGCCTGCTCGCCACTTGAAGCTGGTCTCCTTCGAGAAGCGCAGAAGCGACCTGGTCTGGCTGCGCTACAAGCTGAAGCGCTGACGCATCAGGCGCGGGGCCGAAGAGCCGCCGAGCGGCTCAAGTGTGGCTCAGGGGGAGAAGACCTCCGCCGTCGCCAGGTATCCGCTGCCATGGATGCCCCCCGAGACGAGGACCTTGCCGTTGGGCAGCCGTGTCGCCGTGTGGTAGTTGCGAGCCGAGGACATGGAACCCGCAGCGCTCCAGGTGTTCGTGGCCGGGTCGTACACCTCTGTCGTCGCCAGGTAGCCGCCGTTCGTGCCTCCCGAGACGAGGACTTTGCCGCTGGGCAGGAGCGTCGCCGGTTGGTAACAGCGAGGAGAGGCCATGGAGCCCGCCGCGCTCCAGGTGCCCGTGGCCGGGTCGTACACCTCCGCCTTCGCCAGGTAGGAGGTTCCGCTGTGCCCCCCGGCGATGAGGACCTTGCCGTTGGGCAGCAGCGCCGCCGGATGGTACATGTGCGGAGAGGACATGGAGCCCGTCGCGCTCCAGGTGCCCGTGGCCGGGTTGTACACCTCTGCCTTCGACAGATGCCCGCCATTGATGCCCCCCGAGACGAGGACCTTGCCGTCGGGCAGGAGCGTCGCCGGGTGGTAGGCACGAGACGAGGCCATGGAGCCCGTGGTGCTCCAGGTGCCTGTGGCTGGGTCGTACACCTCCACCTTCACCGGGTAGCCACTGCCGAGGGCCCCCCCCGCGATGAGCACCTTGCCGGTAGGCAGGAGTGTCGCCGTATGCAAGTAGCGAGGAGCGGACATGGAGCCCGTGGTGCTCCAGGTGCCCGTGGCGGGGTCATACAATTCCGCTGCCGCCGGGGAACCGATGCCATTGCCGCCTCCCGCGACGAGCACCTTGCCGCTGGGCAAGAGCGTCGCCGTGTGGTGAGCGCGAACAGAGGCCATGGAGCCTGTCACGCTCCAGGTGCCTGTCACCGGGTCATACACCTCTGCCGTCGCCAGGTAGCCACTGCTGCTGCTCAGGCCCCCCGCGACAAGCACCTTGCCGCTGGGCAGGAGCGTCGCCGTGTGGTTGGCACGCGGAGAAGACATGGCACCGGTCGGGTTCCAACCCAAGACACAGGGAGGCAATCCGGCCAGTGTGAAGCTCTGGGTCGCCGTCAAGCCAAAGGCATTGGTGACGGTGGCCACGATGCTGGGAGGGGCGCCCGCCGAGACACAAGAAGGGGCTGTCCACACGACACGGCTGGTGGAGGCGCCGGTGGTGGGTGTGGCCAATGAGCCCGTGGTGGCGCTCCACGCGAATGACAGCGCACTGGACTGCGGGTCCAGGGCATTGACTTCAAAGACCACGGTCTGCCCCGGGGAGGTGGAAGTGGCTGACTGGTAGAAATTGGAGAAGCTCGGAGGAAAGCGAGGGGTGGAGGCGGAGGCGATGCAGAGGGCGAGGGCGCCTGTGGTCTGCCCGCCGCGGCCGTCCTGGACGGTGACGGTGAGCCGGCAGTTGTTGCATGTGTCGGAGGGAATGGCCGAGGGAACGAAGGAGGCGGAACTGGAGGTGGCATTCGCCCAGGTTCCGGGGCAGGAGGCGGCCCACGAGTAGGTGAGGGCGTCTCCATCGGCATCCGCCGCGAGGACGAAGACGGCGGTGGACTGCCCCGCGTCCAGGCGATTGAGGCTGGAGGAGACCTTGGAGACGGTGGGCCACAGGTTGAAGGAGATGTGGAGGGCGGCGTTGCCGGTGGCCGCTCCCGAGACGACATTGACGGTGAGGGAGATGGAGGTGGCAGTCCCCTGCGAATCCGTCACCGTGAGGGTGAGCGTCTGAATTCCCGTGGAGGAGGGAGCCGTCCAGGAGGTCGTGGCGGTGGTGGGTGCGGAGAAGATGCCGGCGGAGGCGGTCCAGGCCAGGGCAATGGTATCTCCGGGGTTGGGGTCATGAGCCGTGGCGGAAAGAGAGAGTGGGGCGCCCGTCTGGACCGAAGTGGCGGAGACGACGAGGGAGTCGATGAGGGGAGCCTCGTTGCTGTAGGGCGGAGGCGGAGAAACCTCCTGGAGGATCAGAGCGACCACCGTGGTCTGGTTGGCGGACAGCGTGACGCCGGAGGCCTCGCCCTGAAAGCTCAAGGTGCCGGAGGAGTCGAAGGCCTGGGCGAGGAAGGAGCGGTTCACGCCTGCGGGGAGGTTGCCAATGAGGCCACCCCAGGAGCCGTTGGATCTGGCCAAGCCGACAACAACGGAGGACATGCCAGAGGCGGAGACCGTCACTTCGACTCGGGTGACGTCCGAGGATGAGAGGGTCTGGGGAAGGGAGACGGCGAATTGGGCGGATCCCGTGGCGGTCTCTGGCGGCGGAATGGAATCGCAGCCAGAGAGAACCGCTAACAACAGGGGAAGGAAGGCTGCGGGGCGGAAGGCGGTCACGCATTGCTCCTGGTGAGGTACGGGAGCAAGGCCACTCCACGACCGACAGCCATCGTAGCCGTGCGGTCGCAGTGCGACGAATTCTCGGTTCGGTGTGGGCGTTGTCTGTGTCTGCCCAGCGGTTACGGCGTCACGGTGGTCATGAACTTCGTCTTGCCGCCCTCGATTTTCAGCACCACCGCCTGCTTCTCGGCGTCCCGCTGGGCGTTGAGGGTGATCTTCCCCGCCACGCCCGGGAAGTCCTTCGTCGCGGCGATGGCGTCCCGGAGCGCCGGTCCGGACAGGTCGGGCGCCCGCTTCATCGCCTCATATGCCACCGAGGCCGCGTCGTAGGCCAACGCCGCCACGCTGTCCGGCACGCTGCCGTAGGCCTTCTGGTACTTCTCGATGAACGCCTTGAGCACCGGGTCCGGGTTGTCCACGGCGTAGTGGTTGGAGAAGTAGCTGCCTTCCAGCGCCGAGCCCCCGAGTTCGAACAGCTTCTCGGACTCCCAGCCGTCCCCGCCCAGCAGGGGCACCTTCATGCCCAGCTCCCGCGCCTGCCGCGCGATGATGCCCACGTCCGTGTAGTACCCCGGCACGAACACCCCCTCGGGCTTCGTCCGCTTGATGGCCGTCAGCTGGGCCCGGAAGTCCGTGTCTCCCTTGGAGTAGCTCTCGTTGCTGGTGATCTCCC
Protein-coding sequences here:
- a CDS encoding RibD family protein, with product MNEAKRPYVVCHMVPSVDGRIVTTNWKLPPSALAEYERTAQTFDADAWMIGRISMEPYAGKARVPSRKVPHPIPRTDFIARRDAESYAIALDPSGKLTWKSSSIDEEHVITVLTEAVSDDYLAFLRSKGVSYLFGGKTDLNLKKVLEKLRKEFGIKKLLLEGGGKINGSFLDADLIDELSVLVAPIADGAMGTPALFDAREGKGPARHLKLVSFEKRRSDLVWLRYKLKR
- a CDS encoding nucleotidyltransferase domain-containing protein, with protein sequence MANHDTLLDRVVEALRPVQGLTAIVLGGSRGRGTAGPTSDHDIGLYYEPSAPLDVEALQGAVAPLVEDPSATVTRIGEWGPWINGGGWLTIEGAKVDLLYRDLGRVREVIRDARQGRISMNYQPGHPHGFCSAIWMGEIATCRPLFDPSGRIAELKNETWPYPEALRAALIARFGWEVGFAIENAASAAKRAEQTHVAGCAYRALCCMAQVLFALNGRYLINEKGAVAEAASYPITIEGLAKAQADIWSSIGNADAESALRRLRSLSDKMSVLIEAASRAG
- a CDS encoding Kelch repeat-containing protein, whose amino-acid sequence is MTAFRPAAFLPLLLAVLSGCDSIPPPETATGSAQFAVSLPQTLSSSDVTRVEVTVSASGMSSVVVGLARSNGSWGGLIGNLPAGVNRSFLAQAFDSSGTLSFQGEASGVTLSANQTTVVALILQEVSPPPPYSNEAPLIDSLVVSATSVQTGAPLSLSATAHDPNPGDTIALAWTASAGIFSAPTTATTSWTAPSSTGIQTLTLTVTDSQGTATSISLTVNVVSGAATGNAALHISFNLWPTVSKVSSSLNRLDAGQSTAVFVLAADADGDALTYSWAASCPGTWANATSSSASFVPSAIPSDTCNNCRLTVTVQDGRGGQTTGALALCIASASTPRFPPSFSNFYQSATSTSPGQTVVFEVNALDPQSSALSFAWSATTGSLATPTTGASTSRVVWTAPSCVSAGAPPSIVATVTNAFGLTATQSFTLAGLPPCVLGWNPTGAMSSPRANHTATLLPSGKVLVAGGLSSSSGYLATAEVYDPVTGTWSVTGSMASVRAHHTATLLPSGKVLVAGGGNGIGSPAAAELYDPATGTWSTTGSMSAPRYLHTATLLPTGKVLIAGGALGSGYPVKVEVYDPATGTWSTTGSMASSRAYHPATLLPDGKVLVSGGINGGHLSKAEVYNPATGTWSATGSMSSPHMYHPAALLPNGKVLIAGGHSGTSYLAKAEVYDPATGTWSAAGSMASPRCYQPATLLPSGKVLVSGGTNGGYLATTEVYDPATNTWSAAGSMSSARNYHTATRLPNGKVLVSGGIHGSGYLATAEVFSP
- a CDS encoding cyclase family protein, coding for MNRVLMVLAGLGLNAAYATAAGAQEMAQEQHGAGVEPSSIRVPTPPWPPGDERGMANTQGPGTWLRCAQYMNGPKVEVYELSHLLSNSIPMSPYGPKVEYQFRPTAGLPGTRHAFNGESVTGDQGSQGTQLDSLGHFGYLPDPWSGQGALPSDAVRYYGGFRQADVKPTPQSPLQKLGLDKMPPIITSAVLLDARKYIGHGSALKAGQRITPQDIEGMLRAQGLGWRGLLPGDVLYIYTGWEENWADPAKEYYLKGPGLSYEAAKYLTSKAIVLVSLDCPFIDPAPEGFVEGHGPPPAGTPPGLPYAVHHQHLTQAGIYQIENAHLKEMAADKVWLSCTMILPLRVQGGASSPIRPVAIGTPGQ